In the genome of Halapricum salinum, one region contains:
- a CDS encoding 2'-5' RNA ligase family protein — MYSLNVPLPSSVTRLASRLARDLPRARARPRGEHTLVVKRLGSGDGARLATSVDEHLSDVAPFELRVREVDSFETAATGGSPVSYLRVESQELRRLHERLCSHFEPVDGIEGNDYVPHVTIARGGDLASVRRLADREIDSIRWTAEELVVWDSERNLDVRQFSLPR, encoded by the coding sequence GTGTATAGTCTGAACGTCCCGCTACCGTCCTCAGTGACGCGACTGGCGAGCCGCTTGGCCCGTGATCTCCCGCGGGCGCGGGCTCGACCACGTGGCGAGCACACGCTGGTCGTCAAACGACTCGGAAGTGGCGACGGTGCACGGCTCGCGACGTCCGTCGACGAGCACCTCTCGGATGTCGCACCGTTCGAACTCCGCGTTCGAGAGGTAGACTCCTTCGAGACGGCGGCGACGGGGGGAAGTCCCGTGAGCTATCTCCGTGTCGAAAGTCAAGAATTGCGGCGGCTCCACGAGCGGCTCTGTTCGCACTTCGAACCAGTCGACGGGATCGAGGGCAACGACTACGTCCCGCACGTCACGATCGCTCGCGGCGGCGACCTCGCCAGTGTGCGACGACTGGCCGACAGGGAGATCGATTCGATTCGCTGGACGGCCGAGGAGCTGGTCGTCTGGGACAGCGAGCGGAATCTGGATGTGCGACAGTTTTCGTTGCCGCGGTGA
- a CDS encoding site-2 protease family protein produces the protein MARFRIGSAFGIPIQLDLTFLLVLPLFAWIIGAQVGQTVGLLNDVWGAGLPVGPLEEGAIRWVLGLTAALGLFVGVVLHELGHSLVAIRYGYPISSITLWLFGGIAQLDEMPEDWKHELFIALAGPFVSVALAVLSYGAFLAVPAGSGVTLAATKFVLGYLALMNLALAIFNMLPGFPMDGGRVLRALLARRRGYARATKIAAEVGKIFAILLGLFGLFGPGGLFMVAIAFFIYIGASGEAQQTMMKAAFEGFQVQDIMTPADRIDTVDAEMSVADLIEQMFRQRHTGYPVARDGGIVGLVTLDDARAVREVEREAYRVEEVMTADLHTIEPTASAMDAMERLQRNNIGRLLVYDGEEFVGLLTRSDLLTALNIIKESGDINRRRLPEELGETTTPQSGSDQR, from the coding sequence ATGGCACGTTTCCGGATCGGCAGTGCGTTCGGCATTCCGATTCAACTCGATCTCACGTTCCTGCTCGTGCTTCCGCTCTTCGCCTGGATCATCGGTGCACAGGTCGGCCAGACCGTTGGCCTGCTCAACGACGTCTGGGGGGCGGGGCTGCCCGTCGGCCCGCTCGAAGAGGGTGCGATCAGGTGGGTGCTCGGACTGACGGCCGCCCTGGGTCTGTTCGTCGGGGTCGTCTTGCACGAGCTGGGCCATTCGCTGGTCGCGATCCGGTACGGGTATCCGATCTCTTCGATCACGCTGTGGCTGTTCGGCGGGATCGCCCAGCTCGACGAGATGCCCGAAGACTGGAAGCACGAACTGTTCATCGCTCTCGCCGGGCCGTTCGTCAGCGTCGCCCTCGCAGTCCTCTCGTATGGGGCTTTTCTCGCCGTCCCTGCCGGCAGCGGCGTCACACTCGCAGCCACCAAGTTCGTCCTCGGATATCTCGCGTTGATGAACCTCGCGCTGGCTATCTTCAACATGTTGCCGGGCTTCCCGATGGACGGTGGCCGCGTCCTGCGTGCGCTGCTGGCCCGCAGACGTGGCTATGCGCGCGCGACCAAGATCGCCGCCGAGGTCGGCAAGATCTTCGCGATCTTGCTCGGGCTGTTCGGGCTGTTCGGGCCGGGCGGGCTGTTCATGGTCGCGATCGCCTTCTTCATCTACATCGGCGCCTCGGGCGAGGCCCAGCAGACCATGATGAAAGCCGCCTTCGAGGGATTTCAGGTCCAGGACATCATGACGCCGGCCGATCGGATCGACACCGTCGACGCGGAGATGTCCGTCGCCGATCTGATCGAGCAGATGTTCAGACAGCGCCACACTGGCTATCCGGTCGCACGCGACGGCGGGATCGTCGGCCTCGTGACGCTCGACGACGCCCGCGCAGTCCGGGAGGTCGAACGCGAGGCCTATCGCGTCGAGGAAGTGATGACGGCCGATCTCCACACGATCGAGCCGACCGCCAGCGCGATGGACGCCATGGAACGACTCCAGCGCAACAACATCGGCCGGCTGCTGGTCTACGACGGCGAGGAGTTCGTCGGCCTGCTCACCCGCTCGGACCTGCTGACCGCGTTGAACATCATCAAAGAGAGCGGCGACATCAACCGTCGCCGCCTCCCCGAAGAGCTAGGCGAGACAACTACCCCCCAGAGCGGGTCCGACCAGCGCTAG
- a CDS encoding right-handed parallel beta-helix repeat-containing protein has protein sequence MAEYYLAPDGDDANPGTETQPFGTLQTLLSSLSAGDTGYARGGTYYPTGYADGSAQEGTSGSPIRLEGYPGEDPVFDFGNDTYGGLRLWNCAYWELRNFTVRNAPSYGVYLFGGTQHCLLEDLTVIGSGGDSSASGAGINLYNAPDTTVRNCVSRDNYDPSSGGGNADGIAAESSPRCVIEDCVSHGNSDDGFDLWKAEGETIRRCVAYDNGWDPDGNTAGDGNGFKLGGGSTSGGHRIERCVSYQNRSRGFHYNEANIPVELFNCTAWDNSTNYWFAEVEHVLRNNLSYQGSVSMSSATDHQFNSWNLGIDDPSFESTDPTSSDFLRLSPDSPAIDAGTDVGLDFAGDAPDLGAYETDGGTDSGTATSPTLKVATADGSGGVGFQTATARYYDGSQWVAPPVSYYDGSQFVTVAEGETSDNSGGGSTDPNLVESFESGDLSAYNGDTGAFAVASDRATDGSNALVSTAGQSAWQSIRSTSGLETYVPHGSTVAVDVYVTDSSDCAIVRFGVGGANNWIGAGWNGNNGGIQVSEAVSGSWSQLTMGSMSAVPGEWMTYEIAWGVSADDAVDVTITDAAGEEIGSASTSADASHQGDDGVGFEYTFQYGGSGPVYFDNMRLV, from the coding sequence ATGGCCGAGTACTACCTCGCGCCGGACGGCGACGACGCCAATCCCGGGACAGAGACCCAGCCGTTCGGAACGCTCCAGACACTCCTGAGTTCGCTCTCGGCTGGCGACACGGGATACGCCCGCGGCGGGACCTACTATCCGACGGGCTACGCCGATGGCTCCGCCCAGGAGGGGACGTCCGGCTCGCCCATCCGACTGGAGGGCTACCCGGGCGAAGATCCAGTCTTCGACTTCGGCAACGACACCTACGGCGGGCTCCGGCTGTGGAACTGCGCCTACTGGGAGCTCCGGAACTTCACCGTCCGCAACGCCCCGAGCTACGGGGTCTACCTCTTCGGCGGCACCCAACACTGCCTGCTGGAGGACCTCACGGTGATCGGGTCGGGCGGCGATTCCAGCGCCAGCGGTGCCGGGATCAACCTCTACAACGCCCCCGACACGACCGTCCGCAACTGCGTCTCCCGGGACAACTACGATCCCTCGAGCGGCGGCGGCAACGCCGACGGCATCGCCGCCGAGTCCTCGCCGCGCTGTGTGATCGAAGACTGTGTGAGCCACGGCAACTCAGACGACGGGTTCGACCTCTGGAAGGCAGAGGGCGAGACGATCCGCCGATGCGTGGCCTACGACAACGGCTGGGATCCGGACGGCAACACCGCCGGCGACGGCAACGGCTTCAAACTCGGCGGCGGATCGACCAGCGGCGGCCACCGCATCGAGCGGTGTGTCTCCTACCAGAATCGCTCGCGCGGGTTCCACTACAACGAGGCGAACATCCCCGTCGAACTGTTCAACTGCACCGCCTGGGACAACTCGACGAACTACTGGTTCGCCGAGGTCGAACACGTCCTCCGGAACAACCTCTCCTACCAGGGGTCGGTCTCGATGAGCAGCGCCACCGACCACCAGTTCAACTCCTGGAACCTCGGGATCGACGACCCCTCCTTCGAGAGTACCGACCCGACGAGTTCGGACTTCCTCCGGCTCTCGCCGGACAGTCCCGCTATCGACGCCGGGACCGACGTCGGTCTCGACTTCGCCGGCGACGCCCCTGATCTCGGTGCCTACGAGACCGACGGCGGGACAGATAGCGGGACGGCGACGAGCCCGACGCTGAAGGTCGCGACGGCCGACGGCAGCGGCGGCGTCGGGTTCCAGACGGCGACGGCGCGATACTACGACGGCAGCCAGTGGGTCGCCCCGCCAGTCTCCTACTACGACGGCAGCCAGTTCGTCACCGTCGCCGAGGGCGAGACGAGTGACAACAGTGGAGGTGGCTCGACCGACCCGAACCTGGTCGAGAGCTTCGAGAGCGGCGACCTCTCGGCGTACAACGGCGACACCGGGGCCTTCGCCGTGGCGTCCGACCGGGCCACCGACGGCTCGAACGCGCTCGTCAGTACGGCGGGCCAGTCGGCCTGGCAGAGCATCCGCTCGACGAGCGGCCTGGAGACGTACGTCCCACACGGCTCGACGGTTGCGGTCGACGTCTACGTCACCGACAGCAGCGACTGTGCGATCGTGCGCTTCGGCGTCGGTGGCGCGAACAACTGGATCGGCGCCGGCTGGAACGGCAACAACGGCGGTATCCAGGTCTCGGAAGCCGTCTCCGGCAGCTGGTCCCAGCTCACGATGGGATCGATGAGCGCAGTCCCCGGCGAGTGGATGACCTACGAAATCGCCTGGGGCGTCTCCGCGGACGACGCCGTCGACGTCACCATCACCGACGCCGCCGGCGAGGAGATCGGATCGGCCAGTACGAGCGCCGACGCCAGCCACCAGGGCGACGACGGCGTCGGCTTCGAGTACACCTTCCAGTACGGCGGCAGCGGGCCAGTGTACTTCGACAACATGCGTCTGGTCTAG
- a CDS encoding asparagine synthetase B family protein, producing the protein MIDVVSTSYREWNEFDGVTVCGFAFDGETLLSEQSLCTHFADVETLSGFADALDALDGFFAVALEGEDGLFLGVDHVRSIPLLYAPEAGLAGDDAAGIRKRLGDPPNDPLAESELLAGGTVLDNRTLVSDLFTVRPGEAVELRDGEAETERYFEYCPTGGTGVGDREARERLHEALDTSFDRFVDFVGDRQVALSLSGGTDSRLLATELARRDCDVLAYSFGRPDCADVTVAAEIAAALDIPWTFVEYTMEGWREWYCSPEREAFVAATTTDDSIPNYGLMPALAHLREVGLLDDDAVCTAGQTVVGMSENVPDQLTVPEPTVDSLRDAIVDYWARWQWDNPAFDRAVRERIADSVSAEVTSLESGFSQFERWKMADRHVKYFIAEARQYDFHGLSWWYPLWDRELVAAWEATSFSDRRGKQLYTAVADERFTDVAGVSPAAAAGTVAGTAAPSLAGRAFDSVAETLADSPIAPLIAPVYWWLQRRRSTYGDHPLAWYGMIPPDLFARLYSGREDVHTLQTLDAVDRASFLDGTVTDPPKDGVLSLPYDGRE; encoded by the coding sequence GTGATCGACGTCGTCTCCACGTCGTACCGCGAGTGGAACGAGTTCGACGGCGTCACCGTCTGCGGGTTCGCCTTCGACGGCGAGACGCTGCTCTCCGAGCAGTCGCTGTGTACGCACTTCGCCGACGTGGAGACGCTTTCGGGGTTCGCCGACGCGCTGGACGCGCTCGACGGCTTCTTCGCAGTCGCCCTCGAAGGAGAGGATGGACTGTTCCTGGGTGTCGATCACGTCCGCTCGATCCCGCTTCTGTACGCGCCCGAGGCCGGCCTCGCTGGCGACGACGCCGCAGGGATTCGCAAGCGACTGGGCGACCCGCCGAACGACCCGCTCGCCGAGAGCGAACTGCTCGCCGGTGGTACGGTACTGGACAACCGGACGCTCGTTTCCGACCTGTTCACGGTCCGCCCGGGCGAAGCGGTCGAACTACGTGACGGCGAGGCCGAGACCGAACGGTACTTCGAGTACTGTCCGACCGGCGGGACGGGCGTCGGTGACCGCGAGGCTCGCGAGCGCCTGCACGAGGCCCTCGACACGTCGTTCGATCGCTTCGTCGACTTCGTCGGAGATCGGCAGGTCGCCCTCTCGCTGTCGGGCGGGACAGACTCGCGGCTGCTCGCGACGGAACTCGCCCGCCGTGACTGTGACGTGCTCGCCTATTCGTTCGGTCGGCCCGACTGTGCGGACGTGACGGTCGCAGCAGAGATCGCTGCGGCACTCGACATCCCCTGGACGTTCGTCGAGTACACGATGGAGGGCTGGCGCGAGTGGTACTGCTCGCCCGAGCGCGAGGCGTTCGTCGCGGCGACGACCACCGACGACAGCATCCCCAACTACGGGCTCATGCCGGCGCTCGCCCACCTCCGGGAAGTCGGGCTACTCGACGACGACGCCGTCTGTACCGCGGGCCAGACCGTCGTCGGGATGAGCGAGAACGTGCCCGACCAGTTGACGGTGCCGGAGCCGACAGTCGACAGTCTCCGCGACGCAATCGTCGACTACTGGGCGCGCTGGCAGTGGGACAACCCGGCGTTCGATCGGGCCGTGCGCGAACGGATCGCCGACAGCGTCAGCGCCGAGGTGACGTCCCTGGAGTCAGGATTCAGCCAGTTCGAGCGCTGGAAGATGGCCGACCGCCACGTCAAGTACTTCATCGCAGAGGCCCGCCAGTACGACTTTCACGGACTCTCGTGGTGGTACCCGCTGTGGGATCGCGAGCTGGTCGCGGCCTGGGAGGCGACCTCCTTTTCCGATCGCCGCGGCAAGCAGTTGTACACGGCGGTCGCCGACGAGCGGTTCACCGACGTCGCCGGCGTCTCACCTGCAGCGGCGGCCGGGACCGTCGCCGGGACGGCCGCACCGTCGCTCGCCGGCCGGGCGTTCGACAGCGTCGCCGAGACCCTGGCGGACAGTCCGATCGCCCCCCTGATCGCACCCGTCTACTGGTGGCTCCAGCGCCGACGATCGACCTACGGCGACCACCCGCTGGCGTGGTACGGCATGATCCCGCCGGACCTGTTCGCCAGACTCTACAGCGGGCGCGAGGACGTCCACACCCTGCAGACGCTGGACGCCGTCGACCGAGCCTCGTTTCTGGACGGGACCGTGACCGATCCACCGAAAGACGGCGTGCTGTCGCTACCGTACGACGGACGCGAGTGA
- a CDS encoding sugar-transfer associated ATP-grasp domain-containing protein, with protein sequence MTLGSVVGNALRQNLAAPLYHAAREQVAMARYARRANSPALSLGRRAWLWRRGFVPSADGLYDFETHSVDAYLSTRQHVRTREINGHWRHLVENKLAGHWLLSPFEAERQPVHGVVIDGRAFPADRVATEDGVEMTTPRVANATPATEFVADRIDEEGEIVLKPVFGGRGEGIDFASREDDSYRLNDELVTDREFRRRMSDLDGYLVAGFVEQAKYADALYPDATNTVRVLTVHEDGEAFVAASIHRIGTAESAPADNCSQGGLTAAIDLETGRLSEATTIDPTERPWFASHPESDARIEGTTVPGWDRIRKRVTAIAADLPYLPYLGWDLVVTGEETFRVLELNNLVGVESLQVHGPLLADARVRRFYERHGVC encoded by the coding sequence ATGACACTCGGATCCGTTGTCGGGAATGCACTCCGGCAGAATCTCGCCGCACCGCTGTATCACGCCGCCCGCGAACAGGTGGCGATGGCCCGGTACGCCCGCAGGGCGAACTCGCCAGCCCTGTCGCTCGGCCGTCGCGCGTGGCTCTGGCGGCGCGGATTCGTGCCCTCTGCAGACGGGCTCTACGACTTCGAGACCCACAGCGTGGACGCCTATCTCTCGACGCGCCAGCACGTTCGGACCAGGGAGATCAACGGCCACTGGCGCCACCTCGTCGAGAACAAGCTTGCTGGCCACTGGCTGCTGTCTCCCTTCGAGGCCGAACGCCAGCCCGTCCACGGCGTCGTGATCGACGGCCGCGCGTTCCCGGCCGATCGCGTCGCAACCGAAGACGGCGTCGAGATGACCACCCCCCGGGTCGCCAACGCGACCCCGGCCACCGAGTTCGTCGCCGACCGGATCGACGAGGAAGGCGAGATCGTCCTCAAGCCCGTCTTCGGCGGGCGTGGCGAGGGAATCGACTTCGCGAGCCGCGAGGACGACAGCTACCGGTTGAACGACGAACTCGTGACCGACCGGGAATTCCGCCGGCGGATGAGCGACCTCGACGGCTATCTCGTCGCCGGGTTCGTCGAGCAGGCCAAGTACGCCGACGCCCTCTATCCCGACGCGACGAACACGGTCAGAGTTCTGACCGTGCATGAGGACGGCGAGGCGTTCGTCGCCGCGTCCATCCACCGCATCGGGACTGCCGAATCGGCACCGGCGGACAACTGTTCGCAGGGCGGACTCACCGCTGCGATCGACCTGGAGACCGGCCGGCTGAGCGAGGCGACGACCATCGACCCGACCGAGCGTCCGTGGTTCGCAAGTCATCCCGAGAGCGACGCGCGGATCGAGGGGACGACTGTTCCGGGATGGGACCGCATCCGCAAGCGCGTCACGGCCATCGCGGCCGACCTGCCCTATCTCCCATATCTCGGCTGGGATCTCGTCGTCACCGGCGAGGAAACGTTTCGGGTGCTCGAACTGAACAACCTCGTCGGCGTCGAGAGCCTGCAGGTCCACGGCCCGCTACTCGCCGACGCCCGGGTCCGGCGGTTCTACGAACGCCACGGCGTCTGCTGA
- a CDS encoding GNAT family N-acetyltransferase — MDIEPIGTDAGGYTYRPYEPGDEEAIVDLHNAVWDGGRTLAWFRWKYVETPAVEHVPVFVAEHEGEIVGALGLAAYQMWGDGEGGLGVLGSDLVVAESHRRRGIFTSLYRDGTGRYRRGKGVPDAECPDFFFGYANPSSHPGMRKLGAVDVEPRRSFYQVRRPRYYVRDQFGSTVARVLGPVVDAGARRWLRRHDPTPSAGVTVRRHEDVPAETLATLADAARPTGVSPLADEPFYRWRFDGPRWRPDGTYVASRDERPVAATITRTTTEASTGAETVSLIHTVPFGRSDDRDEGVAAILNRVAADSPDAAFLRAWNPVYPERLLRERGFLSDQRRPLSWATGSDLHLVAFDLPESRYSRSNLEGSGPALWSLDK, encoded by the coding sequence ATGGATATCGAGCCGATCGGAACGGACGCCGGCGGCTACACCTACCGTCCGTACGAACCCGGGGACGAGGAGGCGATCGTCGACCTCCACAACGCGGTCTGGGACGGCGGGCGGACGCTGGCGTGGTTCCGCTGGAAGTACGTCGAGACGCCCGCCGTCGAGCACGTCCCGGTGTTCGTCGCCGAGCACGAGGGCGAGATCGTCGGTGCGCTGGGGTTGGCCGCCTATCAGATGTGGGGCGACGGCGAGGGCGGCCTGGGCGTCCTCGGGAGCGACCTCGTCGTCGCGGAGTCACACCGCAGGCGAGGGATCTTCACGTCGCTGTACCGCGACGGGACGGGTCGCTACCGCAGGGGAAAAGGCGTCCCCGACGCGGAGTGTCCGGACTTCTTCTTCGGGTACGCCAACCCCTCCTCACACCCGGGGATGCGGAAACTCGGCGCGGTCGACGTCGAGCCCCGTCGCTCGTTCTACCAGGTTCGACGACCCCGGTACTACGTTCGGGATCAGTTCGGGTCGACAGTTGCACGCGTCCTGGGACCCGTCGTCGACGCCGGCGCGCGCCGCTGGCTCCGGCGTCACGATCCGACACCGTCGGCCGGCGTCACGGTTCGACGTCACGAGGACGTCCCTGCCGAGACGCTGGCGACGCTCGCGGACGCCGCACGACCTACTGGCGTCTCGCCGCTGGCCGACGAGCCGTTCTATCGCTGGCGTTTCGACGGACCGCGCTGGCGACCCGACGGGACCTACGTCGCCAGTCGCGACGAGCGACCGGTCGCCGCGACGATCACCCGGACGACCACCGAAGCATCGACTGGCGCGGAGACGGTCTCACTGATCCACACCGTTCCATTCGGTCGGAGCGACGACCGTGACGAGGGTGTTGCTGCGATCCTGAATCGCGTCGCCGCCGACAGCCCCGACGCGGCGTTCCTCCGGGCGTGGAACCCCGTCTACCCGGAGCGCCTGCTCCGCGAGCGTGGATTCCTCTCCGATCAGCGTCGCCCGCTCTCGTGGGCCACTGGTTCGGACCTCCACCTCGTCGCCTTCGACCTGCCCGAGAGTCGCTATTCGAGGTCGAACTTGGAGGGCAGCGGCCCTGCACTCTGGTCGCTCGATAAGTGA
- a CDS encoding GNAT family N-acetyltransferase, giving the protein MTDSEYTIRPIEPDDGDEFIEIFNRTWSAAKTSEWFEWRYLDNPYVEEIPGYVAEHEGEIVATRPYKAITVRSGDVERLAFHGVDSMTLPEHQRKGLFTRLNEAAIEDFTDRPEGERPAFVFTHSNENSKPGHRKMGVRYFGEMVRHTRVQRAGSYVRDQIGGLPGRVGSGVANALNRAYLRSRDRRTPFETEQFDVERHESVPVATLAGIAESNRPDTAHVVFDEAFHDWYFAEPDNQPEATYVVRWDGHPMAGVVLGRDYDERNDTTMVRIRHAVPAASTPEHAAAFAAAFEVLLGDYGDVDLLRTQLDVVPESVLQAYGFVPDDRFPMSTLADRAGLTFGLRPIPEESWKLDGRPIQSAESTLWTIA; this is encoded by the coding sequence ATGACAGACTCCGAATATACGATCCGACCGATAGAGCCGGACGACGGGGACGAGTTCATCGAGATCTTCAACCGGACCTGGTCGGCCGCAAAGACGAGCGAGTGGTTCGAGTGGCGCTACCTCGACAATCCCTACGTCGAGGAGATCCCGGGCTACGTCGCCGAACACGAGGGCGAGATCGTCGCCACCCGACCCTACAAGGCGATCACCGTCCGGTCGGGTGACGTCGAACGACTGGCCTTCCACGGCGTCGACTCGATGACCCTGCCCGAGCACCAGCGAAAGGGGTTGTTCACGCGGCTCAACGAAGCGGCGATCGAGGACTTCACGGATCGACCCGAGGGCGAACGCCCGGCGTTCGTCTTCACCCACTCCAACGAGAATTCCAAGCCGGGCCACCGGAAGATGGGCGTCAGGTACTTCGGCGAGATGGTGCGACACACGCGCGTCCAGCGTGCCGGGTCGTACGTCCGCGACCAGATCGGTGGTCTCCCAGGTCGAGTCGGCAGTGGCGTCGCGAACGCGCTCAACAGGGCCTATCTCCGGTCGCGTGACCGTCGCACCCCCTTCGAGACGGAACAGTTCGACGTCGAACGCCACGAGTCGGTCCCCGTAGCGACGCTCGCGGGGATCGCCGAGTCGAACCGACCCGACACCGCCCACGTCGTGTTCGACGAGGCATTTCACGACTGGTACTTCGCCGAGCCAGACAACCAGCCCGAGGCAACTTACGTCGTCCGGTGGGACGGCCATCCGATGGCGGGCGTGGTCCTCGGCCGCGACTACGACGAGCGCAACGACACGACGATGGTGCGGATCCGCCACGCCGTGCCCGCCGCCAGTACGCCGGAGCACGCCGCGGCGTTTGCGGCCGCGTTCGAGGTCCTGCTGGGCGACTATGGGGACGTCGATCTGCTCCGGACGCAACTGGACGTCGTCCCCGAGTCGGTGTTGCAGGCGTACGGATTCGTCCCCGACGACCGCTTCCCGATGTCGACACTGGCCGATCGCGCGGGCCTGACCTTCGGGTTGCGGCCGATCCCCGAGGAGTCCTGGAAACTCGACGGGCGGCCGATCCAGAGCGCCGAGTCGACCCTCTGGACGATTGCCTGA
- a CDS encoding BKACE family enzyme: MAYKDYLAGKKVILTVATTGGVHGKETNPNVPEQPEEIASEARRCEQLGAAIVHVHGRDEHGENSAAHLQQVDDAIRERCENIIVQNTTGGQAPYEERVKGIRTDPRPEMASLDMGPFNRGQHLTTTHTRHNVERLAREMVAHDIKPEIEVFNNGHLNELHGLIEKDILEEPYYVNLIFGRGTFAPPSPENVMNAVRNLPEGTIFNVLATGPHQLPLTTQSVLLGGHVRVGMEDNLYFRRGEQARGNAQLVERTAEIIESLGCELATPDEARELLGLAR; the protein is encoded by the coding sequence ATGGCCTACAAGGACTACCTCGCGGGGAAGAAGGTCATCCTCACCGTGGCGACGACCGGCGGGGTCCACGGGAAAGAGACCAACCCGAACGTCCCGGAGCAGCCCGAGGAAATCGCCTCGGAGGCGCGCCGCTGTGAACAGCTGGGGGCGGCGATCGTCCACGTCCACGGCCGGGACGAGCACGGCGAGAACAGCGCCGCGCACCTCCAGCAGGTCGACGACGCGATCCGCGAGCGCTGTGAGAACATCATCGTCCAGAACACGACCGGCGGGCAGGCGCCCTACGAGGAACGGGTCAAGGGGATCCGGACCGACCCCCGGCCGGAGATGGCCAGCCTCGACATGGGGCCGTTCAACCGCGGCCAGCACCTGACGACGACCCACACCCGCCACAACGTCGAACGCCTCGCCCGGGAGATGGTCGCACACGACATCAAACCCGAGATCGAGGTGTTCAACAACGGCCACCTCAACGAGCTCCACGGCCTCATCGAGAAGGACATTCTCGAAGAGCCCTATTACGTCAACCTCATCTTCGGCCGCGGGACCTTTGCGCCCCCTTCGCCGGAGAACGTGATGAACGCGGTCCGGAACCTCCCGGAAGGGACGATCTTCAACGTGCTGGCGACGGGGCCACACCAGTTGCCCCTGACGACCCAGAGCGTGCTGCTCGGCGGGCACGTCCGGGTCGGCATGGAGGACAACCTCTACTTCCGGCGGGGCGAGCAGGCCCGGGGCAACGCTCAGCTGGTCGAGCGCACAGCCGAGATCATCGAGTCGCTGGGGTGTGAGCTGGCGACGCCCGACGAGGCTCGCGAACTGCTGGGTCTCGCCCGCTGA